One Polycladomyces zharkentensis genomic region harbors:
- a CDS encoding SCP2 sterol-binding domain-containing protein, producing the protein MSNRYSADMKTAEVFQEIEKRINENPKPVEGIESVYQFELSGDDGATYQLHLSNGTAKVVEGPTDSADCTLQMDAKDFKDMLLGNLNGTAAFMTGKLKIKGDMSKAIKLQTILSKYEV; encoded by the coding sequence ATGAGCAATCGTTACAGTGCCGACATGAAAACGGCTGAGGTGTTTCAGGAAATCGAGAAGCGAATCAATGAGAATCCCAAACCTGTTGAAGGAATTGAAAGCGTTTACCAGTTTGAGTTGAGCGGGGACGACGGAGCAACCTACCAGCTGCACCTGTCCAACGGTACCGCCAAAGTGGTGGAGGGGCCGACGGATTCCGCCGATTGCACGTTGCAGATGGACGCCAAGGATTTTAAAGACATGCTGTTGGGCAATTTGAACGGAACGGCGGCATTCATGACCGGGAAGCTGAAGATCAAAGGCGATATGAGCAAGGCGATCAAGCTGCAGACCATTCTCAGCAAATACGAAGTATGA
- a CDS encoding carboxypeptidase regulatory-like domain-containing protein has translation MIFLMGSVMGCVQDDNQPSQHSQQPTKHIQEPPNTEQPTPSEEREIVKLSGKVEDTEGKPIQDVAILPEPQFKLKYPWKEIGYLTSKKGTYTVSLEPGPYKITTKKSGYEIQTKRVMVKENTVVNFELKREK, from the coding sequence GTGATTTTTTTGATGGGCTCCGTTATGGGTTGTGTACAGGATGATAATCAACCATCACAACATAGCCAACAACCCACTAAGCACATACAGGAACCACCAAACACTGAACAACCAACACCTTCCGAGGAAAGAGAAATCGTGAAGTTGTCAGGCAAGGTAGAAGATACAGAAGGGAAACCGATTCAAGATGTTGCCATTCTCCCTGAACCCCAATTCAAGCTGAAATACCCTTGGAAGGAAATCGGCTATCTTACAAGTAAAAAAGGGACATACACGGTGTCTTTGGAACCAGGCCCGTACAAGATCACAACCAAAAAAAGCGGATATGAAATTCAGACCAAAAGAGTCATGGTGAAGGAAAATACCGTAGTGAACTTTGAGCTCAAAAGAGAAAAATGA
- the mraY gene encoding phospho-N-acetylmuramoyl-pentapeptide-transferase: protein MNRLLIINVLLVALGITIVLSPVVIPILRRLKFGQSIREEGPQGHLKKAGTPTMGGVIFLTAIVLTVIPFSQHWLKRLVNADVFFLLFATLGYGILGFLDDYIKVVMKRNLGLTARQKLLGQLFIGLVLFWVLLEVRVFHPNTIGYIFSVGVPGTDWIIHLNWLYLPLLLFIMIATSNAVNLTDGLDGLLAGTAVAAYTAYAVIGWVQSNLAVVLFAVAVIGALLGFLAFNAHPAKVFMGDTGSLALGGGLAALSVITKTELLLPIIGAVFVAEALSVILQVISFKWRGRRIFRMSPLHHHFELCGWSEWKVVVVFWMAGWMFAVAGIYLEVFVR, encoded by the coding sequence ATGAATCGGTTGTTGATCATCAATGTGTTGTTGGTGGCGCTGGGGATAACGATCGTGCTGTCCCCGGTGGTCATCCCCATTCTTCGCCGTTTGAAATTCGGCCAAAGCATCCGGGAAGAAGGACCACAGGGACACCTGAAGAAGGCGGGAACCCCGACGATGGGCGGTGTGATCTTTCTCACGGCGATCGTGCTGACCGTCATTCCGTTCAGTCAGCATTGGCTGAAAAGACTGGTCAACGCCGACGTGTTTTTTCTTTTGTTCGCCACCCTGGGCTATGGCATTTTGGGGTTTCTGGACGATTACATCAAAGTGGTGATGAAACGCAATTTGGGGTTGACCGCTCGCCAAAAGTTGTTGGGTCAGCTTTTCATCGGGCTGGTTTTGTTCTGGGTGTTGTTGGAAGTGCGGGTATTTCACCCCAACACGATCGGGTACATCTTTTCCGTTGGCGTACCGGGAACGGACTGGATCATCCACTTGAACTGGCTGTATCTTCCGCTGTTGTTGTTTATCATGATCGCCACTTCCAACGCTGTTAATCTGACAGACGGCCTGGACGGGTTGTTGGCGGGAACTGCTGTGGCCGCCTACACTGCCTATGCCGTGATCGGCTGGGTGCAAAGCAATCTGGCCGTGGTTCTGTTTGCAGTGGCCGTGATCGGGGCGTTGCTCGGGTTTTTGGCGTTTAACGCGCATCCGGCCAAAGTGTTTATGGGAGACACGGGCTCATTGGCGCTGGGAGGCGGATTGGCGGCATTGTCCGTCATCACCAAAACGGAATTGCTTTTACCGATTATCGGTGCGGTTTTTGTGGCGGAAGCCTTGTCCGTTATTTTGCAGGTGATTTCGTTCAAATGGCGGGGCAGACGCATTTTCCGCATGAGTCCGTTACACCACCATTTTGAGCTTTGCGGATGGTCCGAGTGGAAGGTGGTGGTCGTTTTCTGGATGGCTGGATGGATGTTCGCGGTGGCGGGGATCTATCTGGAGGTGTTCGTGAGATAA
- a CDS encoding LysR family transcriptional regulator: MEWQQLEYFQTVAREQHFTRAAKKLAISQPALSRSIARLEEELGVPLFERSGRSIRLNRYGEMFLEQVDAALGLINEGVQKLRDMVDPERGTVSLAFLHTLGTHLVPDLLGSFRKEHPHIQFQLFQDASSVLFERLKAGELDLCLSSGPVKMSGVVWEELFRDELYVIVPEHHPLADRDEINLWEIADEPFISLKKGYGLRALTDRLCRQAGFTPNITFEGEEVTTVAGLVSAGLGVALIPETGGEDMRQIRRLHVRSPHCQRVIGIAWVEGRYLSPAAKLFRQFVLDHFR; the protein is encoded by the coding sequence ATGGAGTGGCAACAGCTGGAATACTTTCAAACGGTTGCACGGGAGCAGCATTTTACCCGTGCCGCAAAAAAGCTTGCCATCTCCCAACCGGCACTGAGCCGCTCGATCGCCCGGTTGGAAGAAGAATTGGGAGTTCCGCTGTTTGAGAGGTCCGGCCGTTCCATTCGCCTCAATCGTTATGGAGAGATGTTTTTGGAGCAAGTGGATGCCGCTCTCGGTCTGATAAACGAAGGCGTGCAAAAACTGCGGGACATGGTGGACCCTGAGCGGGGTACGGTGTCGCTGGCGTTCCTGCATACTTTGGGAACACATTTGGTACCGGATTTATTGGGTTCTTTTCGAAAGGAACACCCGCACATTCAGTTCCAATTGTTCCAAGACGCCTCTTCCGTTCTGTTTGAGCGGTTAAAGGCAGGGGAATTGGATCTGTGCCTGTCGTCCGGACCCGTAAAAATGTCGGGTGTGGTGTGGGAAGAATTGTTTCGGGACGAGTTGTACGTGATTGTTCCCGAACACCATCCATTGGCCGATCGGGACGAAATCAACCTGTGGGAAATTGCGGACGAACCGTTTATCTCCCTGAAGAAGGGATACGGTTTGCGCGCATTGACCGACCGACTGTGCCGACAAGCGGGATTTACGCCGAACATCACGTTTGAGGGAGAAGAGGTGACCACTGTGGCCGGTCTGGTTTCCGCCGGGTTGGGGGTGGCGCTCATTCCGGAAACCGGAGGGGAAGATATGCGACAAATCCGGCGCTTACATGTGAGATCCCCGCATTGTCAGCGTGTGATCGGGATCGCGTGGGTGGAAGGGAGGTACCTGTCTCCGGCCGCGAAGTTGTTTCGCCAGTTTGTGTTGGACCATTTTCGGTGA
- a CDS encoding M42 family metallopeptidase — translation MQASLKVMLKELTEAFGPSGYEQPVRDVMRKWVEPHADHITTDNLGSLIAEKRGTQDRPRVMLAGHLDEVGWMVTRITDEGYLKFQPLGGWWSQVLPAQRVEVRTQQGTLLGVIGSQPPHSLPPAKRKEAVELKDLFIDIGVADRNEAEAMGVRPGDPIVPHSPFTVMANPKYWLAKAMDNRMGCAVAVEVMRRLDQKELPGTLYAVGTVMEEVGIRGAGTSAAVVDPDVAIVIDVGLGGDIPGTSPDQAPCHLGKGPLVVIYDALHIAHRGLLQMLRDTAKELDIPLQYESIDRGATDAGRIHLHHQGVPTISVGIPSRYIHSHTSIIHEDDLEQLVQLLTALVKKLDLTTVERLHQY, via the coding sequence ATGCAAGCATCATTGAAAGTCATGTTAAAAGAACTGACGGAAGCATTCGGTCCATCAGGATACGAGCAACCGGTACGCGATGTGATGCGGAAATGGGTCGAACCCCATGCCGATCACATCACCACCGACAACCTCGGTTCCCTGATTGCCGAAAAACGGGGGACGCAGGATCGACCGCGGGTGATGTTGGCCGGACATTTGGATGAAGTGGGTTGGATGGTGACCCGGATCACCGACGAAGGCTATTTGAAGTTTCAACCGTTGGGCGGATGGTGGAGCCAAGTGTTGCCGGCCCAGCGCGTTGAAGTTCGGACTCAGCAAGGTACATTGCTGGGGGTCATCGGCTCGCAGCCTCCCCATTCGCTCCCGCCCGCCAAACGTAAGGAAGCGGTGGAACTCAAGGATCTGTTTATCGATATCGGGGTGGCGGACCGGAACGAAGCCGAAGCCATGGGGGTTCGTCCCGGCGATCCCATCGTCCCCCACTCGCCGTTTACGGTGATGGCCAATCCGAAGTATTGGTTGGCCAAAGCAATGGACAACCGAATGGGCTGCGCGGTAGCCGTGGAAGTGATGCGCAGGTTGGATCAGAAGGAGTTACCGGGCACCCTGTATGCGGTGGGAACGGTCATGGAAGAAGTGGGCATTCGCGGTGCCGGAACCTCCGCAGCCGTGGTGGACCCGGACGTCGCCATCGTGATCGATGTGGGGTTGGGCGGAGACATACCGGGCACCTCGCCGGATCAAGCTCCCTGTCATCTGGGAAAGGGTCCGCTGGTCGTCATTTACGATGCACTGCACATTGCACACCGCGGCTTGCTCCAGATGCTCAGGGATACGGCAAAAGAGCTGGATATCCCATTGCAGTATGAGAGTATCGACCGCGGTGCCACCGATGCCGGCCGCATTCATTTACACCATCAAGGTGTACCGACGATTTCCGTAGGGATTCCGTCACGGTATATCCACAGCCACACTTCCATTATTCATGAAGATGACTTGGAACAGCTGGTTCAATTGCTGACCGCGCTGGTGAAAAAGCTGGATCTCACGACTGTGGAACGTCTCCATCAATACTAA
- a CDS encoding MFS transporter: MDDYIERGSNDYGKAISALFLGSFVTFASLYSTQPLIPLLAKQFHVSPASASLSLSLTTGALAVCMLIISVVSESKGRKPIMTVSLMLSAILSILAAFSPSFSLLLVIRALQGIVLAGFPAIAMVYVNEEFHPKNMGRVMGIYVGGSALGGLTGRLVVGWLTEKFSWHVALGVMGVIGILISLWFWRNLPDSHHFSPKRTTWRRLWSSLLRNLKDPALICLYGIGFLLMGGFVTLYNYIGYPLMAPPYDLSQTSVGLIFIVYLVGTFSSAWMGRLADRFRRSTVLWYGIGIMLLGAVLTINPHLVVKITGVALFTFGFFGSHSVVSSWVGKQAHRYKTQAMSLYLLFYYLGSSVMGTSGGLFWSRFGWDGVISMIGTMLLLALLLTFVLAHGKQGPSVSAKH, translated from the coding sequence GTGGATGATTATATCGAAAGAGGAAGCAATGACTATGGAAAAGCAATTTCCGCCCTGTTTTTAGGCAGCTTTGTCACGTTCGCATCGCTATACAGTACACAGCCGTTGATTCCACTGTTGGCAAAACAGTTTCACGTCTCACCCGCATCGGCCAGCCTGTCGCTGTCGCTGACAACCGGCGCCCTTGCGGTATGCATGCTGATCATCTCGGTGGTATCCGAATCGAAAGGGCGCAAACCCATCATGACGGTTTCGCTGATGCTCTCCGCGATTTTGTCGATCTTGGCCGCATTCAGCCCCAGCTTCTCGTTGTTACTGGTGATTCGTGCGTTGCAGGGGATCGTACTTGCCGGGTTTCCTGCGATCGCCATGGTCTATGTGAATGAGGAATTTCATCCCAAAAACATGGGGCGTGTGATGGGCATCTATGTCGGCGGCAGTGCATTGGGAGGATTGACGGGTCGTCTGGTGGTAGGGTGGCTGACGGAGAAGTTTTCCTGGCATGTGGCACTGGGCGTTATGGGTGTGATCGGTATACTAATCAGTTTGTGGTTTTGGCGCAACTTGCCGGATTCGCACCATTTTTCTCCGAAACGGACCACTTGGCGTCGGCTGTGGTCATCATTGTTGCGTAACTTAAAAGATCCTGCACTTATTTGTCTTTATGGTATCGGATTTTTGCTGATGGGCGGTTTTGTCACCTTATACAACTACATCGGTTATCCGTTGATGGCACCCCCTTATGATTTGAGCCAAACCAGTGTCGGGTTGATCTTTATCGTCTATCTGGTCGGCACATTCAGCTCCGCGTGGATGGGACGATTGGCCGACCGGTTCCGACGCTCCACCGTTTTGTGGTACGGGATTGGCATCATGTTGTTGGGTGCCGTACTGACGATCAACCCGCATTTGGTTGTCAAAATCACGGGTGTAGCCTTGTTCACGTTCGGCTTCTTTGGCAGCCACTCAGTTGTGAGCAGCTGGGTGGGGAAACAGGCACACCGGTACAAAACGCAAGCCATGTCGTTGTATCTGCTCTTCTACTATCTCGGTTCCAGTGTGATGGGTACCAGCGGCGGTCTCTTTTGGAGCCGATTCGGATGGGACGGCGTTATCTCCATGATCGGTACGATGCTGTTGTTGGCATTGCTCCTCACCTTTGTTCTTGCACATGGAAAACAGGGCCCGTCTGTTTCCGCCAAACATTAA
- a CDS encoding alpha/beta fold hydrolase translates to MLYHRDIGSGMPVLMLHGFGLDHRSMMGYMEPLFQKRNGWRRIYADLPGMGRTGELDGIECADDLLGAILSLIDETIGDQAFLIAGESYGGYLARGVLAKRISQVAGMLLVCPVVEPDKSKRTLPERTVLYRDECFVATLTDEVKEMWESIAVIQDRKHWEMMKRELLPGEELSRLHTRFLAKIKRNYAFNFNPDLLDSPFGHPVLIVTGRQDHITGFHDAWSLVKMYPRASFAVLDGAGHNLSIEQRETLRVLIGDWLDRVMKCNTV, encoded by the coding sequence ATGTTGTACCACCGGGATATCGGGTCCGGCATGCCGGTTCTGATGCTGCACGGATTCGGTCTGGATCACCGGTCGATGATGGGATATATGGAGCCGTTGTTTCAGAAACGGAACGGTTGGCGCAGAATCTATGCCGATTTGCCGGGAATGGGAAGAACCGGGGAGCTGGACGGGATCGAATGTGCGGACGACTTGTTGGGGGCCATTTTGTCGCTGATCGATGAGACCATCGGGGACCAAGCTTTTCTGATCGCGGGAGAATCCTACGGTGGCTATCTGGCACGGGGCGTTTTGGCCAAAAGGATCTCTCAAGTGGCCGGGATGCTCCTCGTCTGTCCGGTTGTAGAACCCGACAAAAGCAAACGAACTCTGCCGGAGCGGACCGTTTTGTATCGCGACGAATGCTTTGTGGCCACGTTGACTGACGAAGTGAAGGAGATGTGGGAATCCATTGCCGTGATTCAAGATCGAAAACATTGGGAGATGATGAAACGAGAGCTTCTTCCCGGTGAGGAATTATCCCGTTTGCACACCCGTTTTTTGGCCAAGATCAAACGGAACTACGCTTTCAACTTCAACCCGGACTTGTTGGATTCCCCTTTCGGTCACCCGGTGCTGATCGTAACCGGCCGACAAGATCACATTACCGGTTTCCACGATGCGTGGTCCCTGGTGAAAATGTATCCACGAGCCAGTTTTGCCGTGCTTGACGGCGCAGGACACAATTTGTCCATTGAGCAACGAGAGACGTTGCGTGTGCTGATTGGGGATTGGTTGGATCGGGTGATGAAATGCAACACGGTTTGA
- a CDS encoding TetR/AcrR family transcriptional regulator, which produces MQPLLFTTKMPQHARDKILFAALQLFTSKGFQETSILEVVETARVSKTTFYNFFRNKEELLVRLFEQLAEEILDEVKRAVREEKQATYKGFAGIRRYLQLCTERDSVARLLLITAAGVSGEVEAVRRKAHARFARLIQRTALEVMPEKVSEAEIEVVSKAMVGAVNEVVIQRVADGSEEMDIDHLARLLNRIVVSSFTNLTVGRPTPSK; this is translated from the coding sequence GTGCAACCTTTACTTTTCACCACCAAGATGCCGCAACATGCCCGGGACAAGATTCTGTTTGCCGCTCTGCAGCTCTTCACCTCCAAAGGGTTTCAGGAAACATCCATCCTGGAAGTGGTGGAGACGGCCCGGGTCTCCAAAACCACCTTTTACAACTTTTTCCGCAACAAAGAGGAACTCCTCGTCCGCTTGTTCGAGCAGCTGGCAGAAGAGATCCTGGATGAGGTGAAACGGGCTGTACGCGAGGAGAAACAGGCCACTTACAAAGGGTTTGCCGGAATTCGTCGATACCTCCAACTGTGCACAGAACGGGATTCCGTCGCCCGTCTGTTGTTGATCACAGCCGCCGGTGTGAGTGGGGAAGTGGAGGCGGTGCGCCGGAAGGCACATGCCCGCTTTGCCCGCCTGATTCAACGGACGGCACTGGAGGTCATGCCGGAAAAGGTTTCGGAAGCAGAAATCGAGGTGGTGTCCAAGGCGATGGTAGGGGCGGTCAATGAAGTGGTGATCCAGCGGGTGGCCGATGGATCGGAAGAAATGGACATCGATCATCTGGCCCGGCTGCTGAATCGGATTGTGGTGAGCTCCTTCACGAATCTGACCGTGGGGCGCCCCACTCCGTCAAAGTAG
- a CDS encoding transcriptional regulator codes for MPFKELARLDKTVHEPARLAIMSALYACTIAEFLFLQELTGLTKGNLSCHLSKLEEAGLIEVDKHFIRKKIPQTTIRITPKGRSTMEAYWKKVDDIRSVIQQWRPVETSR; via the coding sequence ATGCCCTTCAAGGAACTGGCGCGTTTGGACAAAACCGTGCACGAGCCTGCCCGCCTGGCGATCATGTCCGCTCTGTATGCCTGTACTATAGCGGAGTTCCTGTTTTTACAGGAACTGACCGGGTTGACAAAAGGAAACCTGTCGTGTCACCTGTCCAAATTGGAAGAAGCAGGTCTGATTGAAGTGGACAAACACTTCATTCGCAAAAAAATTCCACAAACCACCATCCGGATCACACCCAAAGGTCGGTCGACGATGGAAGCATATTGGAAGAAGGTGGACGACATCCGCTCGGTGATCCAACAATGGCGTCCTGTGGAAACCAGTCGTTAG
- a CDS encoding acyl-CoA dehydrogenase family protein produces MCFQLSPEQEELRKWAHGFAEKEIRPVAAEYDEREEFPMEVFRKAAKAGLTSFACPEEYGGGGLTSVMAACLINEELFWGCAGIATSISAIGLAGLPIYYMGTEEQKKKWLPYLCDPENPRLGAMALTEPGAGSDVKAIQTRAVLDGDEWVLNGRKCFITNGGIADLYVIFAKTDPDAGYHGVSAFIVPGDTPGLSGGKKERKMGIRASHTGDVILEDVRVPRENLLGEENMAFFGAMKMLEYSRPAVAAAAVGVARAAYEYALEYAKQRVQFGRPIIKNQAIAFMLADMKTKIDAARLLTWRAADLADRGESCAVEGSMAKAFAAETAMEVTTNAVQILGGYGYMRDYPVEKWMRDAKILSIYEGTTQIQKKVISAGL; encoded by the coding sequence TTGTGTTTTCAACTTTCCCCGGAACAGGAAGAGTTGCGTAAGTGGGCACACGGATTTGCAGAGAAGGAGATTCGTCCGGTGGCTGCGGAGTACGACGAGCGGGAAGAGTTTCCCATGGAAGTGTTCAGAAAGGCAGCCAAAGCAGGCTTGACCAGTTTTGCCTGCCCCGAGGAGTACGGTGGCGGCGGGTTGACCAGTGTGATGGCCGCTTGTCTCATTAATGAGGAACTGTTCTGGGGATGTGCCGGCATCGCCACTTCCATCTCGGCGATCGGACTCGCAGGTCTCCCCATCTACTACATGGGGACCGAAGAGCAAAAGAAAAAGTGGCTCCCCTATCTCTGTGATCCGGAAAATCCCCGTCTGGGCGCCATGGCGCTGACGGAACCGGGGGCTGGCTCCGATGTGAAGGCGATCCAGACAAGGGCGGTGTTGGACGGGGACGAGTGGGTTCTCAACGGCCGTAAATGTTTCATCACCAATGGCGGAATCGCCGATCTTTACGTGATTTTCGCCAAAACAGACCCGGATGCGGGCTATCACGGGGTGTCTGCCTTCATCGTTCCCGGAGATACGCCGGGGCTGTCGGGAGGCAAGAAGGAGCGGAAGATGGGGATTCGCGCTTCCCACACCGGCGATGTCATTCTGGAGGATGTCAGGGTTCCCAGGGAAAACCTGCTCGGTGAGGAGAACATGGCATTCTTCGGGGCGATGAAAATGCTGGAGTATTCCCGTCCTGCAGTGGCCGCCGCAGCGGTCGGCGTAGCCCGGGCCGCATACGAATATGCATTGGAGTATGCCAAGCAGCGGGTGCAGTTTGGTCGGCCGATCATCAAAAACCAGGCTATCGCCTTTATGTTGGCGGATATGAAAACCAAGATTGATGCAGCCCGGTTGCTGACATGGAGAGCGGCGGATTTGGCGGACCGGGGAGAGTCCTGCGCTGTGGAAGGGAGCATGGCCAAAGCCTTTGCGGCGGAGACGGCCATGGAGGTAACCACCAATGCGGTGCAAATTCTGGGCGGTTATGGCTACATGCGGGATTATCCGGTGGAAAAATGGATGCGGGATGCCAAGATTCTGTCCATCTATGAAGGGACAACTCAAATTCAGAAAAAAGTGATTTCCGCTGGATTATAA
- a CDS encoding TrmH family RNA methyltransferase, with protein MLLETGLLQEKERWIWEMIQPERLMRLYQVLNQRTRYISVLLEAVDDGHNQAAVLRTADAFGIQNISVVTGNKPFEPSKKITQGSHKWLTIRKKPDLQTAIKDLKSEGYQIYATYLGDDAVPIGEIDLSKPTVLIFGNEHKGISKEAANLADGKFYIPMYGFVQSFNISVAAALALQEVTKRAREIAGDRYGLTDEEKRELLLEWIMKTLRPQVRKKVQKKLEMSRQTPANQKSSVHRLTG; from the coding sequence ATGCTGTTGGAAACAGGTTTATTGCAGGAAAAAGAGCGCTGGATATGGGAGATGATCCAGCCTGAGCGATTGATGCGGTTGTATCAGGTGTTGAATCAACGTACAAGATATATCTCGGTTTTGCTTGAAGCTGTTGATGACGGACACAACCAAGCAGCGGTTCTGCGGACGGCGGATGCCTTTGGCATCCAGAATATCTCCGTTGTCACCGGGAATAAACCGTTTGAACCGAGCAAGAAGATTACTCAAGGTTCCCATAAATGGCTGACGATCAGAAAGAAGCCCGATCTGCAAACGGCGATAAAAGATTTGAAGTCGGAGGGTTATCAAATCTACGCCACATATCTTGGGGATGATGCTGTTCCGATCGGGGAAATCGACCTTTCCAAGCCCACCGTGCTCATTTTCGGCAACGAGCACAAGGGAATCTCGAAGGAAGCAGCCAACCTGGCGGATGGGAAATTCTATATTCCCATGTATGGCTTTGTGCAAAGTTTCAACATCTCCGTAGCAGCGGCGCTTGCCTTGCAGGAAGTAACGAAACGGGCCCGTGAGATAGCCGGAGATCGCTATGGTCTGACCGACGAGGAGAAACGGGAGTTGCTGCTGGAATGGATCATGAAAACGCTTCGGCCACAAGTCCGGAAAAAGGTGCAAAAGAAATTGGAGATGTCAAGGCAAACGCCTGCCAACCAAAAAAGCAGCGTCCACAGGTTAACCGGCTGA
- a CDS encoding M42 family metallopeptidase, giving the protein MIQWELFRELTQTPAAPGFEQELRRVIRKHLEPLADEVVQDRLGSVFGVKRGDEEHPRVMVAGHMDEVAMMITRITEDGFLKFQPLGGWWSQVMLAQRVEIINEKGERIPGVIGSVPPHLLDVEARKKPVDIQKMFIDIGARDRDEVESLGIQPGDAAVPVCPYVEMATGRRIMTKAWDNRFGCGMAIELLRELKGTPHPNTVYAGATVLEEVGARGAKTSAQMIEPDVFFAVDAGPAGDTPGVRDGFGKLGKGVVIRIFDRTMVTLPGMREFLLDTAESEGIPYQFFVSQGGTDAGQAHLTGKGVPSAAVGIVARYIHSHASVIDKEDVEAAKQFLVALVKRLDKSALESIRGH; this is encoded by the coding sequence ATGATTCAATGGGAACTGTTTCGAGAACTGACACAGACACCTGCAGCACCCGGTTTTGAACAGGAATTGCGCCGGGTGATACGCAAACACCTGGAACCGCTGGCCGATGAGGTTGTGCAGGACCGGTTGGGCAGCGTGTTCGGCGTCAAGCGGGGTGACGAGGAACACCCCCGGGTGATGGTGGCTGGACATATGGATGAAGTAGCCATGATGATCACCCGCATCACCGAAGATGGCTTTCTCAAATTCCAACCGTTGGGCGGATGGTGGAGCCAAGTGATGCTGGCGCAACGGGTGGAGATCATCAATGAAAAAGGAGAGCGAATCCCCGGTGTGATCGGCTCCGTGCCGCCTCATCTGTTGGATGTGGAAGCGCGTAAAAAGCCGGTGGACATTCAGAAAATGTTTATCGACATTGGTGCACGGGACAGGGATGAAGTCGAATCGCTGGGTATTCAGCCCGGTGATGCAGCCGTTCCTGTCTGTCCTTATGTGGAAATGGCCACCGGCAGACGGATCATGACCAAAGCGTGGGATAACCGCTTTGGTTGCGGGATGGCGATCGAGCTGTTGCGGGAACTGAAAGGCACTCCCCACCCCAATACCGTTTATGCGGGTGCCACCGTTCTGGAAGAGGTGGGCGCCCGCGGAGCGAAAACATCCGCCCAGATGATCGAACCGGATGTGTTTTTTGCCGTGGATGCAGGTCCGGCCGGGGATACACCCGGAGTGCGCGACGGATTCGGCAAACTCGGCAAAGGGGTGGTCATCCGCATCTTCGACCGGACGATGGTCACGCTTCCCGGTATGCGGGAGTTTTTGCTGGATACGGCGGAGTCAGAAGGGATTCCGTACCAGTTTTTCGTTTCCCAAGGGGGAACGGATGCCGGCCAAGCGCACCTGACAGGAAAAGGCGTGCCCTCCGCGGCGGTGGGCATCGTTGCTCGTTACATCCATTCCCATGCGTCCGTGATCGATAAAGAGGATGTGGAAGCGGCCAAGCAATTTTTGGTAGCGCTTGTCAAACGTCTTGACAAGTCTGCGCTGGAGTCGATCCGTGGGCATTGA
- a CDS encoding DUF896 domain-containing protein, whose amino-acid sequence MIQRINELARKQKNEGLTPEEKREQAQLRQAYLQSIRGQLRQQLDRIRFVD is encoded by the coding sequence ATGATTCAACGCATTAACGAATTGGCCCGCAAGCAAAAAAATGAAGGCTTAACCCCGGAGGAAAAGCGCGAACAAGCCCAGCTTCGCCAGGCTTATTTGCAATCGATCCGCGGACAGCTTCGACAGCAACTGGATCGCATTCGTTTTGTCGATTGA